In Cyprinus carpio isolate SPL01 chromosome A14, ASM1834038v1, whole genome shotgun sequence, a single window of DNA contains:
- the LOC122147457 gene encoding forkhead box protein I1-like — protein sequence MASYESQGQSPTRCGPQFPSLGQEPPELSLYSDGYYPPPSLPSPQRANPSSYELGDYAASSPNPYLWFNSPGMNSTPYLGGTPGPAGPPFVPQHYGMQRAYLGPGGPGGPGGDLSWFSMPSQEDLMKLVRPPYSYSALIAMAIHVAPDRRLTLSQIYQYVADNFPFYNKSKAGWQNSIRHNLSLNDCFKKVPRDEDDPGKGNYWTLDPNCEKMFDNGNFRRKRKRKSDSLLEKSSSGGNLSSESGDSNGRGSPKNQAVDISTLPEKGPSPTSTGPSPCLSNFLTEMSGVAGSLDMEGDPLSRPFTLSLPGDGAQRALQPVGFGTYSPSSTLSEWASPLPPPPPISPSASHSTLGYSGPALSQFNGHFYPGLSSTGILYPREGTEV from the exons ATGGCATCCTATGAATCTCAAGGTCAGTCTCCGACGAGATGTGGCCCTCAGTTCCCAAGCTTGGGACAGGAACCTCCAGAACTGAGTCTGTACAGCGATGGCTACTATCCACCACCATCACTGCCGAGTCCACAGCGAGCAAATCCTTCCTCATATGAACTCGGAGACTACGCCGCCTCATCGCCTAACCCCTACCTGTGGTTCAACAGCCCAGGGATGAACAGCACTCCTTATCTGGGTGGAACCCCAGGCCCTGCAGGACCTCCTTTTGTTCCCCAGCACTACGGCATGCAGAGGGCCTATTTGGGTCCTGGGGGACCAGGTGGTCCCGGTGGCGACCTGAGCTGGTTCTCCATGCCTTCTCAAGAGGATCTTATGAAGTTGGTCAGGCCACCTTATTCATACTCCGCTCTTATTGCCATGGCCATACATGTTGCACCAGATCGCCGCCTCACTCTAAGTCAGATTTATCAGTATGTTGCAGACAACTTCCCTTTTTATAACAAGAGCAAAGCAGGATGGCAAAACTCTATTCGTCACAACCTCTCACTAAACGACTGTTTCAAAAAGGTTCCACGAGATGAAGATGATCCAG GGAAGGGAAATTACTGGACCTTAGATccaaattgtgaaaaaatgtttGACAACGGTAACTTCAGACGCAAGAGGAAGAGAAAGTCTGACAGTCTCCTAGAGAAGAGCAGTTCTGGTGGGAATCTGAGCTCAGAGTCAGGAGACAGTAATGGCAGGGGCAGTCCAAAAAATCAAGCTGTTGACATTTCCACTTTGCCTGAAAAGGGTCCTTCACCCACATCCACGGGTCCGTCACCATGCTTGAGCAACTTCCTGACTGAGATGTCTGGCGTAGCTGGTTCTCTCGACATGGAGGGAGATCCCCTGAGTCGTCCCTTTACACTCAGTCTGCCAGGGGATGGAGCACAGAGAGCTTTGCAACCCGTAGGGTTTGGCACTTACTCCCCCAGCTCCACGTTGTCTGAGTGGGCGTCACCTCTGCCCCCACCACCCCCTATTTCCCCATCAGCGTCCCACTCCACTTTAGGCTACAGCGGGCCTGCTCTCAGTCAGTTTAATGGGCATTTCTACCCTGGTTTGAGCTCCACAGGTATTCTTTACCCTCGGGAGGGCACAGAGGTGTAG
- the LOC109055419 gene encoding synaptonemal complex central element protein 3-like: protein MSDDISSAQLCENITRESLQLNQHLEKMTEQMENVSVKLSWMAYDMVVLRTSPDLAESFKNLENEFLKCKAVICGPTDGQDKNCHPATEEHNIPPK, encoded by the exons ATGTCGGACGATATTTCGAGTGCGCAATTATGTGAGAACATCACTCGTGAGAGTTTACAACTTAACCAACATTTGGAGAAGATGACTGAACAAATGGAGAATGTTTCAG TGAAGTTGTCTTGGATGGCATATGATATGGTTGTGCTCCGAACCAGTCCAGATCTTGCTGAATCCTTCAAGAACCTGGAGAATGAGTTCCTCAAGTGCAAAGCTGTCATCTGTGGTCCCACAGATGGACAAGATAAAAATTGTCATCCTGCTACTGAAGAACATAATATCCCCCCAAAATAA